One window of the Ammospiza nelsoni isolate bAmmNel1 chromosome 17, bAmmNel1.pri, whole genome shotgun sequence genome contains the following:
- the PERCC1 gene encoding protein PERCC1 produces the protein MAAGVIQPLAELRLPSPFPHGLLLPTHPEPDFPDLSEEEEEEEEEEEEEEEEEDVEAVEESVRPELAGVSSTAETTLRLLKFSELISCDIQRYFGRRGREEAAGSHPVPADCGSAPSAPAVPEAPRGGPGAAHRLGPLAELFEYGVHRCLPGGRSQRLERKYGHITPMHRRKLPPSFWKEPGPAGLLHSGTPDFSDLLATWTVEPGPEPASAGRELLGRPGLEAEPFAGL, from the coding sequence ATGGCCGCGGGTGTCATCCAGCCCCTGGCCGAGCTGCGGCTGCCCTCGCCCTTCCCGCACGgcctcctgctgcccacgcACCCTGAGCCCGACTTCCCCGACCTctccgaggaggaggaggaagaagaggaggaagaagaagaggaggaagaggaggaggacgTGGAAGCAGTGGAGGAGAGCGTGCGGCCGGAGCTGGCCGGAGTCTCCAGCACTGCCGAGACCACGCTGCGTCTCCTCAAGTTCTCGGAGCTCATCAGCTGCGACATCCAGCGCTATTtcgggcggcggggccgggaggaGGCGGCCGGGAGCCACCCGGTGCCCGCGGACTGCGGCTCGGCCCCGAGCGCTCCGGCCGTGCCCGAGGCCCCGCGGGGCGGCCCGGGCGCCGCGCACAGGCTGGGCCCGCTGGCCGAGCTCTTCGAGTACGGCGTGCACCGCTGCCTGCCCGGCGGCCGGAGCCAGCGCCTGGAGAGGAAGTACGGCCACATCACCCCCATGCACCGCAGGAAGCTGCCGCCCTCCTTCTGGAAAGAGCCGGGCCCCGCCGGCCTGCTCCACAGCGGCACCCCCGACTTCAGCGACCTGCTGGCCACCTGGACCGTGGAGCCGGGGCCGGAGCCGGCGAGCGCGGGGCGGGAGCTGCTGGGCCGCCcggggctggaggcagagccCTTCGCGGGGCTGTGA
- the CLCN7 gene encoding H(+)/Cl(-) exchange transporter 7: MANVAKKVSWSGRDRDDDEDGRAGETTPLLNGSGPGAAGSGRQLTPSSFLRIGQLSNVDLNEDIHELETEVPRQRPNEIPHNEKLLSLKYESLDYDNSENQLFLEEERRINHAAFRTVEIKRWVICAMIGILTGLVACFIDIVVENLAGLKYRVVKDNIDKFTAKGGLSFSLLLWATLNASVVMVGSLIVAFIEPVAAGSGIPQIKCYLNGVKIPHVVRLKTLVIKVCGVILSVVGGLAVGKEGPMIHSGSVIAAGISQGRSTSLKRDFKIFEYFRRDTEKRDFVSAGAAAGVSAAFGAPVGGVLFSLEEGASFWNQFLTWRIFFASMISTFTLNSVLSVYHGNAWDLSSPGLINFGRFDSEKMGYTIQEIPIFIFMGVVGGILGALFNALNYWLTMFRIRYIHRPCLQVVEAMLVAAVTATVGFVMIYCSRDCQPIQGSSVAYPLQLFCADGEYNSMATAFFNTPEKSVVNLFHDPPGSYNPMTLGMFTLMYFFLACWTYGLTVSAGVFIPSLLIGAAWGRLFGISLSYLTKGSIWADPGKYALMGAAAQLGGIVRMTLSLTVIMMEATGNVTYGFPIMLVLMTAKIVGDYFVEGLYDMHIQLQSVPFLHWEAPVTSHSLTAREVMSTPVTCLRRIERVGTVVDILSDTSSNHNGFPVVESNPDTTQVAGLRGLILRSQLIVLLKHKVFVERANLSLVQRRLKLKDFRDAYPRFPPIQSIHVSQDERECMIDLSEFMNPSPYTVPQEASLPRVFKLFRALGLRHLVVVDNRNEVVGMVTRKDLARYRLGKEGLEELSLAQT, translated from the exons ctcactccttcctccttcctgcgCATTGGGCAGCTGAGCAATGTGGACCTCAACGAGGACATCCATGAGCTG GAGACAGAGGTCCCTCGGCAGCGCCCCAATGAGATCCCCCACAATGAGAAGCTGCTGTCACTCAAGTACGAG AGCTTGGACTATGACAACAGTGAAAACCAGCTGttcctggaggaggagaggaggataAACCATGCG GCTTTCCGCACGGTGGAGATCAAGCGCTGGGTGATCTGCGCCATGATCGGCATCCTCACCGGCCTCGTCGCCTGCTTCATCGACATCGTGGTGGAGAACCTGGCTGGCCTCAAGTACCGCGTGGTGAAGGACA ACATTGACAAGTTCACAGCCAAAGGAGgcctctctttctccctgtTACTCTGGGCCACCCTGAATGCCAGCGTGGTGATGGTGGGCTCTCTGATCGTTGCCTTCATAGAG cccgtGGCAGCTGGCAGTGGCATTCCCCAGATCAAATGTTACCTCAATGGTGTGAAGATTCCTCATGTTGTCCGGCTCAAG ACCCTGGTGATCAAAGTCTGCGGGGTGATCCTCTCGGTGGTCGGCGGCCTGGCTGTTGGGAAG GAAGGACCCATGATTCACTCTGGATCCGTGATTGCTGCTGGCATCTCCCAGGGAAGATCCACGTCCTTAAAGCGAGACTTCAAG ATCTTCGAGTATTTCCGCAGGGACACAGAGAAGAGGGATTTTGTGTCAGCCGGAGCTGCCGCCGGCGTCTCGGCCGCCTTCGGTGCCCCCGTGG GGGGTGTCCTGTTCAGCTTGGAGGAAGGAGCTTCCTTCTGGAACCAGTTCCTGACGTGGAGAATT TTCTTTGCCTCCATGATCTCCACCTTCACTCTGAACTCTGTCCTGAGTGTTTACCACGGCAATGCCTGGGAtctctccagccctgggctcatCAACTTTGGCAGATTTGACAGCGAG AAAATGGGATACACAATCCAGGAAATTCCTATCTTCATCTTTATGGGAGTGGTTG GTGGGATCCTTGGGGCCCTGTTCAATGCCCTCAATTACTGGCTGACAATGTTCCGGATCAG GTACATCCACAGGCCCTGCCTGCAGGTGGTTGAGGCcatgctggtggcagcagtgacagcgACTGTGGGCTTTGTCATGATTTACTGCTCCAGAGATTGCCAGCCCATCCAGGGGAGCTCTGTGGCATATCCCCTGCAG CTTTTTTGTGCTGATGGAGAGTACAACTCCATGGCCACTGCCTTCTTCAACACACCTGAGAAGAGTGTGGTCAACCTGTTCCATGACCCTCCAG gttCCTACAACCCCATGACACTGGGCATGTTCACTCTGATGTATTTCTTCCTGGCCTGCTGGACCTATGGCCTGACAGTGTCTGCAGGGGTCTTCATCCCCTCGCTGCTGATCGGGGCAGCCTGGGGGAGGCTCTTTGGCATCTCCCTGTCCTACCTGACCAAGGGCTCG ATCTGGGCTGATCCTGGGAAGTACGCCCTgatgggagctgctgcacagctgg GTGGGATCGTGCGGATGACCCTGAGTCTCACTGTCATCATGATGGAGGCAACAGGCAACGTCACCTATGGCTTCCCCATCATGCTGGTGCTGATGACAGCAAAGATTGTGGGAGATTACTTTGTGGAG GGACTGTATGACATGCACATCCAGCTGCAGAGTGTCCCCTTCTTGCACTGGGAggccccagtgacatcccactCCCTCACAGCCAG GGAGGTGATGAGCACTCCTGTCACCTGCCTGCGGAGGATCGAGCGCGTGGGCACGGTCGTGGACATCCTCAGTGACACCTCCTCCAACCACAACGGCTTCCCCGTGGTGGAGAGCAACCCCGACACCACACAG GTTGCGGGGCTGCGGGGGCTGATCCTGCGTTCTCAGCTCATCGTCCTGCTGAAGCACAAG GTTTTTGTGGAAAGAGCCAACCTGAGCCTGGTGCAGCGGCGGCTGAAGCTGAAGGATTTCCGGGACGCCTACCCCCGCTTCCCCCCCATCCAGTCCATCCACGTGTCCCAGGACGAGCGCGAGTGCATGATTGACCTCAGCGAGTTCATGAACCCCTCGCCCTACACCGTGCCCCAG GAGGCGTCCCTGCCCCGCGTGTTCAAGCTCTTCCGAGCGCTGGGCCTGCGGCACTTGGTGGTTGTGGACAATCGCAACGAG GTGGTGGGAATGGTGACCCGCAAGGACCTCGCCAGGTACCGGCTGGGGAAGGAAGGCCTGGAGGAGCTCTCTCTGGCACAGACGTGA